In the Channa argus isolate prfri chromosome 19, Channa argus male v1.0, whole genome shotgun sequence genome, AACACAAATCGATGGCTTCCTTTAACACTGTGTGTTTCATACCGTCCAGCTTCAGCTTGATAAAGGAATCCTTGTTTTCCCAGATTTTGGTCAAGGTGTAGCACTTGTATCTCCCCTGGTCCTGAACCCGGACCCTTGTCAGCTGCAGTGAGGCGTTTCCTCTGGAGATCTGCTCCTTGAACAGCGAAGTTCTGTTTCTGAAGTTCTGGTCCTGGTGTACGAGCTGGTCTTGGTTGTGGTAGTAGGAGTGGACATTAAGGTCTCAAATGAGAGCTGCTCATGTTTGGTAACATTTATTCTCACAGCTTATTTCAACCCAAACAAACTGGGAAGCTGTTTTCCTGACCCTTAAAAATTGAGGTGTCTGCaactcacattttgcattaatgCGTCACAATTCAGTCTGTGTATGCACTTCATTCTTTTGTATTCTCCCACCGGTTTTGGTACCAGCGGCAGCTTCGTGGATGCGAGATTCATTTCATTAGCAGTCTGCACGCGGCGGTTGGGGGGAAGTCGGCTCTGACTGACAACTAAGTGTCAAATAATCCTTGTTGTGTAAGAAGGGGGCAGGACACTTGTGGATTTGAATGGATATACATAGAAGCTGGTTTGCAAAGTGACCACTGAAATGTCACTAATCAGGTTGGATTATACGTAGGATTCATGAACCCTCTGGTGAGCTACCGGTTAGAGACCCCTGGTGGTGACCCTGAATTCACGGGATGAGCCACCGAGAAAATATAGGCAGTTTGTGCAAGTACGTTCACAGAATTagaaactgcaaacaaactagatatgttataataaaatataatgaatcCAAAGGGATCAAAGATcaagaaaactgagaaaatgtaatgtgtttctCTTGGACTTTCCTATATGCTGCTTCTTGGCAGCTGCAACTGGTCCTTCCACATTCTGAAGAAGCCCTGTGGCCTTTGTGTACGGAGAGCAGCCAGAAACACCAACTTTTTCCCAAAGGGGAACTGGAAGAAATGCTGAGATACACAAACTCTCACAAAGACCGGAGGGAAGAATCCGAGTGCTCAGGTGTGAGAAGAAGAGTAGGACAGAGGAAGAATGAGTGTCTGCAGCCTTCAGGGAAACCTGGGGAGGGTCTGTCATGGTTCTGGGCTGCAGTCCTGTCAGTTGTGCAGTTGCTAAGAGTCCTAATCAATGGGATTTATGCCATTCTTTCTGGAAAGGGTCTGACTGGGAACCTCTTAGTCAGCATGACGATGATCCCAAACACAGTGGTACTGTAACCCTCAGTTAGTCATAGTGGCCTCCACAAAATCCAGACTTGGCCTGGACATAAATGCAGATGGGCAATGCAAACTCTCTGAAACAGCAAAGTTTATGGAGGCTAAAGACTTGAACATCGGCTACAAGTATATTATTACATCTTTATATAAACTGCACAGAAATATTTGGCCTGTGAACAATTAAGGGAATTCTTTAAACTAGATAGTCAACAGCAGATATCAGTGGAGAAAAAAACGAACACTAGGGAACAGAGACGGACAGGGAGAAGTGGGCGGGATAAATAAGGAGACAATCAGGGCAAAGTCTTCACATACAGGAAGAAAAGTGAAGGTTTCTGTTCTTGACCAGAATGTGAACTGTACTGAGACCAGAGTTTGTGAGGATCAAGGCTTCAGCTCGAGGGACACACACTTGTTTCACGTGCGTGTTCAGGTTCTTCAGTCGTGGGTGGGATGTGGGTGGGACGCACAGAACAACAGCCAGGAATGTTACTTAGACCCACCCTCATGTGTCgggtgaggggaaaaaaggaggTTTTGAATAATACAGGTCCAAGTTActtgttttctgaaaataaaacttaaaaagtacAAGATTAATTATGAACTTATAAGATATAAGCAGCTCAcccttatttgtttttttttttggggggggtctGCGAGACAAAAGCGTGTGGTGATGAAGCGGTGGTGATGAAAGCGGGCTGTAAGTGACTTACCTCCTGCTGCCAGACTCCACAAACCTAAGACGAACCGAACCAGTGAACGTCTGAGGCCGATCATCATCAATTAGGAGGTGATTTTACCAGGTTTTAAAAACTCCACGTGCCCAGTCGTTATAAGCCGAGTTCGGCTGATCGAAATGCGTTTTtgttaagagagaaaaaaaaagtttaatcatCTCCATGACGAAAACCCTGAGCGCGTATAATGTGgagagtctctctctctctcactcacacactcactcacacacacacacacacacacacacacacacacacacacactgctgacgCAGATAGGACTGAAAACCTGCATGGCGCGTTTAGGGACACTTACGGAGAAATCACACAGTCTGTAAAGAATCAAAGGCGTAACAGTCGACATTGTCTTCCTCTTGCGTCCGTCTGCTGTCACGTAAATAGGACTGGACTGGATGAAGGACAGACTGTAAAGGTTGGGCACAACAGGAACGTCTCTCCGCTAGGACTCGGATCCCGTCCTTGCTACAAACGAACCGTCCAAAAGAACCAAGTCGTTCATGAACGTATCATCACTAAAGTTGTGATGATACaacaaaatttgttttacaattaaaataatggCATTATAATCTGAAAAACGTTTCTCAGACTAAACTGTTCTGTATGTTGAGATCGAATATTCACTATTCACTACAACATCTTATTGTGGCTGCACCTGTTCCTGTAACCACTGCTGTGTTCTTCATCAATCACAGTCACTTTTTTCACCACTTATTCACTTGAATGTGGAGGGCAGGAGGGtcagcaggaggagcagcaggaggagcagcaggagggtcagcaggaggagcagcaggaggagcagcaggagggtcagcaggaggagcagcaggagggtCAGCAGGAGGGTCAGCAGGAGGGTCAGCAGGAGGGtcagcaggaggagcagcaggaggagggtcAGCAGGAGGAGGGTCAGCAGGAGGAGGGtcagcaggaggagcagcaggaggagggtcAGCAGGAGGAGGGtcagcaggaggagcaggaggagcagcaggaggtcagcaggaggagcaacaggaggagcagcaggaggaggagcagcaggaggaggaaacaggagGTTTCTGGCCTGATGAGAGGTTATGAATACAGGATATTATGTTCTGCTTTGAGCCCTTTTCCTCACCGCAGCAGCTGAAACCTGAGCTTAGTGCTGGAGAAACTAGAACCTTCTGTATCAATATGAAACAATTGTGTTGGAAATGGTTTGGTGCTTTGAAGCATCAGGTCCTCAGTGTTTCCCATGTTTTACACAACGGGCAGAATAACAGCTGATCAGAATTCAAGATGCTTTTATGCTGCCATTGTTATTTCCTCCATTAAAAAAGTCTGTGTTATCAAATCAGACTCTGCAACTCTGACCGGGCTGAATGACAGTAGATCGGTGTGACGCTTCCTTTGGGGAGGATCATTGGATTTCTCACGCGGAGGCTTCGAAACATGCTGTCGCTGTACTTCTGCCTAAACAGCTTGATGCGGGTCCGAggagtcaaaaaacaaaaacatgagctCATTTGTTCCTGAATTTGGTTGTAGTTCTTTAATGTCAGTGGGATTTTTATGCTTGTTTCATACTGTGATAGTTAACAGTCTAATTTACTTCATAATACTCATTGGATACAtgtatacattttctgtttagaTACCAAAAACAGCACAATTGTCATCACTGCCCGAATCAGTCTGCAGTCAGTCCCAGTAACTCCCCCAAGAGCCTGCAGCCAGAacgctgactggaattagcaagagatcatatttctccttcactagcttctcccCATTGGCTTCCCAGAAAATCTAGAAtcaaatttaaaaccctgcttcttacatagaAAACTCTTAATGGTTGGGCTCCATCACATTTAAAAGAcgtcatagtaccatatcactCCAATAGAGCACTTCCATCCCAGAATGCAGACATTTCccaaagtagaatgggaggcagagcctctctgcTTTGGAACCGGCTCCCAATCCGgattcggggggcagacaccctttttacttttaaggctagtgtcatggcaaaaatgccAATAtgtggtcttagacacctcaagtgtaaagAAGCTTCAGCatccaggaagagagaagaacattgACAGATGAtggttgttgctctgttcttttctctcttcactttccgctcaccccaaccggtcgaggcagatgggggtccaccctgaacctggttctgctggaggtttcttccgttaaaaggagtttttcctccccactgttgcctatggcttgttccagggggaattgtctaaagtgccttgagataactttgttgtgaattgccactatatcaataaagtttaattgagtTGACTTGAACTCTGTAAGTAGTTTGGATAAAGGagtcaaatgactaaatgtaaagtgtaaatgaTTATATACTGGGTCTCCATAAGCTTAGGGACACATTGTGACGTGGACAATGTTTTATCCCACCACAGCAACTTCCCTTCAGTCTTCACTGGAGAaactctttcttttcctctttctgcatCATAAAGCCGAGTTTCCCTGCAAAAGAAATTGAATAATATTCAGCACAAAACCCAAACAGAGAGACTCATGAGCACAGATTCCTGGCAACGACGTTTATACGTTCAGTTTTAAAATGGTTTCAGGCAGAGAGAAGCAACAGGCTCCTGGATGAGCAACAAGGAGACGTTTTAGCATATGAGGCTCCTCTCTGCTTCCAGTCCAAACCTAGAACACACGCTTCTCTCATCCTTCAAGCTCAAGATGcagtaatttcatttcattcttatttaaattacaaacagCTACATTAATGACAGTGTGTCATATTTGTCAGTGTATGTGGAAAAGGCAGATTATTGCCACACAGTTGGTGTATTTCTaatataaacatttgatatACGTGAGTTTCCTCAGTGTTGGATTCTCCAGTTCTGTTCCAGTTAACCTGAAGCATGTTTTCAGAGCACATACACGGAAGGAGTTCAAAAGTACAAGCAGAACTTTTATCTTTACCTGTTTCTCTTTACAGTACTATACCAGGATGGCTACTCCTGCTGCTAGCACCAAAATGGCGAAGAACTCTAAACCTATAGTGGCTCCAGAGCTGCTTGATTTGCCTGAAATAGAAAAGAGTGGGTTAAATGAACTgatgctgtttctgttttcccaCAGatattaatatgtgtgtgttccctTACCTCCGCCTTTCTCCATCCTCAGAACAGTGGTGGTGATGTGCGTCTCCTCTTTGTCGCTGAGTACACAGGTGTATGTCCCCTCATGTTTCGTGGATAGCTCCTGTAGCGTGAGCCCACCGGACTCCGACACACTCTTCACCTGCTGCCTCCACTCGTCTGACACTGTGTGGCCGACGTTAGTCTGGTTCAGGATGATCTGACTGTGGTTGAATCTCCAGATGAGGCTCATCATGTGAGGAGAGTTGGAGGTGCTGCAGGTGAGTGTTGTCCCGTTGCCGGGGCCAATGATAGAGGCTAAAATGATCCAACACAAGTTATTTGGCGGCTTAATACCTTCACGCACAGAACAGATATGTAGGAAACAATGACGCTGAAATGATCTGATGGAGGAATTTATGAATGTAGCAGGGAGACATTAGAACTTATAGAATGAGAGAAACACCAAACTGGTTAAGAGACAGATTTGTCTGCAGATAGTTGGTGTCAAAGTTTTTTAAAGTGTGGTGTTTTAAGCAAAAGTATTCTATGTACTGTGTTTATTTccctgtgtgtgtactgtaacaGTGCTTTGCCCGTTTATTCCAGGATCCTTCAATACGATGTTGAGTTTTTAGTTTTGGATAGAGTTTGTTTTGAgtccttgtttttcttcctaGTACTGCGGCAGCTTGTGGCTTTCAGCCGTGGATGTGGTTGTTAAACTGGGAGTTCACTTACTTTATATTGTATACGCGATCCTCTCCCAGCCCCCTACCAATGGGTGGCTGCTCTCCCAGCCGTAGTATgatctgtcttcttcttctccttcaatTTTAGGAtttgaatttgttgttttgtttttattaactaGTTATTATGGCAGTTAACCCACACTGGATGTTGTGG is a window encoding:
- the LOC137105069 gene encoding cAMP-dependent protein kinase catalytic subunit-like; amino-acid sequence: MTKTLSAYNVEITFFTTYSLECGGQEGQQEEQQEEQQEGQQEEQQEEQQEGQQEEQQEGQQEGQQEGQQEGQQEEQQEEGQQEEGQQEEGQQEEQQEEGQQEEGQQEEQEEQQEVSRRSNRRSSRRRSSRRRKQEVSGLMRGYEYRILCSALSPFPHRSS